A single region of the Malaclemys terrapin pileata isolate rMalTer1 chromosome 2, rMalTer1.hap1, whole genome shotgun sequence genome encodes:
- the PDP1 gene encoding pyruvate dehyrogenase phosphatase catalytic subunit 1 isoform X4, whose translation MCVCPGPRRIAIPVRSSRLPLFSDAMPAPTQLFPLIRNCEIGRIYNTVCYCHHKHLCCLSPHLAHNHLRCAPQKKLATLCPKENFNQFIHARSYVSTPQRFYLTPPQVNSILKANEYSFKVPEFDGKNVSSILGFDSNQLPANAPIEDRRSAATCLQTRGMLLGVFDGHAGCACAQAVSERLFYYIAVSLLPHETLLEIENAVESGHALLPILQWHKHPNDYFSKEASKLYFNSLRTYWQELIDLNTGETTDVKEALINAFKRLDNDISLEAQVGDPNSFLNYLVLRVAFSGATACVAHVDGVDLHIANTGDSRAMLGVQEEDGSWSAVTLSYDHNAQNESEIERVKLEHPKSEEKSVVKQDRLLGLLMPFRAFGDVKFKWSIELQKRVIESGPDQLNDNEYTKFIPPNYHTPPYLTAEPEVIHHKLRPQDKFLVLATDGLWETMHRQDVVRIVGEYLTGVHHQQPIAVGGYKVTLGQMHGLLTERRARISSAFEDQNAATHLIRHAVGNNEFGTVDHERLSKMLSLPEELARMYRDDITIIVVQFNSHIVGACQNEEF comes from the exons atgtgtgtgtgtcctgggCCCAGGCGGATCG CAATTCCTGTCAGAAGCTCCAGACTGCCATTGTTCTCTGATGCCATGCCAGCACCAACTCAACTGTTTCCATTGATTCGTAACTGCGAGATTGGCAGGATATACAATACAGTGTGCTACTGCCATCACAAACATCTTTGTTGTTTGTCACCTCATTTGGCTCACAATCATTTGAGATGTGCACCTCAGAAGAAACTTGCAACGCTCTGTCCAAAAGAAAATTTTAATCAGTTTATCCATGCAAGGAGCTATGTTTCCACACCACAGAGATTTTACCTCACTCCTCCACAGGTCAACAGCATTctgaaagcaaatgaatacagctTTAAAGTCCCAGAATTTGATGGCAAAAACGTAagttctattcttggctttgATAGCAACCAGTTGCCTGCTAATGCTCCAATAGAAGACAGGAGGAGTGCGGCGACATGCTTACAAACAAGAGGAATGCTTCTAGGTGTATTTGATGGCCACGCAGGCTGTGCTTGTGCTCAGGCTGTCAGTGAAAGACTCTTCTACTACATTGCTGTCTCTTTGTTACCTCATGAGACTCTACTTGAAATAGAAAATGCAGTGGAGAGTGGCCATGCCCTGTTACCcatcttacagtggcacaagCATCCCAATGATTATTTTAGTAAGGAAGCTTCCAAACTGTATTTCAACAGTTTAAGAACTTACTGGCAGGAGCTCATAGACCTCAACACTGGAGAGACTACTGATGTAAAAGAGGCTTTAATTAATGCTTTCAAGAGGCTTGATAATGATATTTCATTAGAAGCTCAAGTGGGAGATCCAAACTCTTTTCTCAATTACTTGGTACTGCGAGTGGCCTTTTCAGGAGCAACTGCCTGCGTGGCTCATGTAGATGGTGTTGATTTGCATATTGCTAATACTGGTGACAGCAGGGCAATGCTTGGTGTTCAAGAAGAAGATGGATCTTGGTCTGCAGTCACTCTGTCCTACGATCATAATGCACAAAATGAAAGTGAAATAGAACGAGTAAAACTGGAGCACCCGAAGTCTGAAGAGAAAAGTGTTGTAAAACAAGATAGGCTGTTAGGCTTATTGATGCCTTTCAGAGCTTTTGGTGATGTGAAATTCAAGTGGAGCATTGAACTTCAGAAGAGAGTTATAGAATCAGGCCCAGATCAGTTGAATGACAATGAGTATACCAAGTTTATCCCTCCTAACTATCACACTCCTCCATATCTCACAGCTGAGCCAGAGGTCATACATCACAAATTAAGGCCTCAGGATAAATTCCTGGTGTTGGCTACAGATGGCCTGTGGGAGACCATGCATAGGCAGGACGTGGTTAGAATTGTAGGAGAGTATCTCACTGGAGTTCATCACCAACAGCCAATAGCTGTTGGTGGTTATAAGGTAACCCTGGGACAGATGCACGGTCTCCTAACAGAAAGGAGAGCCAGAATCTCCTCGGCATTTGAAGATCAGAATGCAGCAACTCATCTGATACGTCATGCAGTGGGAAATAATGAGTTTGGCACTGTCGATCATGAACGGCTGTCCAAGATGCTTAGTCTTCCAGAAGAGTTGGCTAGGATGTACAGAGATGACATTACAATTATTGTGGTGCAGTTCAACTCTCATATTGTAGGTGCATGTCAAAATGAGGAATTCTGA
- the PDP1 gene encoding pyruvate dehyrogenase phosphatase catalytic subunit 1 isoform X1, producing MLESCCCSSFSALSLVTSLPCFPWAGPAALWMLAASCCDRRMCVCPGPRRIASILNRLDWFIFLNSSVWLLKLAWAIPVRSSRLPLFSDAMPAPTQLFPLIRNCEIGRIYNTVCYCHHKHLCCLSPHLAHNHLRCAPQKKLATLCPKENFNQFIHARSYVSTPQRFYLTPPQVNSILKANEYSFKVPEFDGKNVSSILGFDSNQLPANAPIEDRRSAATCLQTRGMLLGVFDGHAGCACAQAVSERLFYYIAVSLLPHETLLEIENAVESGHALLPILQWHKHPNDYFSKEASKLYFNSLRTYWQELIDLNTGETTDVKEALINAFKRLDNDISLEAQVGDPNSFLNYLVLRVAFSGATACVAHVDGVDLHIANTGDSRAMLGVQEEDGSWSAVTLSYDHNAQNESEIERVKLEHPKSEEKSVVKQDRLLGLLMPFRAFGDVKFKWSIELQKRVIESGPDQLNDNEYTKFIPPNYHTPPYLTAEPEVIHHKLRPQDKFLVLATDGLWETMHRQDVVRIVGEYLTGVHHQQPIAVGGYKVTLGQMHGLLTERRARISSAFEDQNAATHLIRHAVGNNEFGTVDHERLSKMLSLPEELARMYRDDITIIVVQFNSHIVGACQNEEF from the exons ATGTtggagagctgctgctgctcctctttcTCCGCGCTCTCCTTGGTAACCTCTCTGCCTTGCTTTCCCTGGGCTGGTCCTGCTGCTTTGTGGATGTTGGCGGCTTCTTGTTGTGAcaggagaatgtgtgtgtgtcctgggCCCAGGCGGATCG CATCCATTCTCAATAGACTAGACTGGTTCATTTTCCTGAACAGCTCTGTTTGGCTTTTGAAACTGGCATGGG CAATTCCTGTCAGAAGCTCCAGACTGCCATTGTTCTCTGATGCCATGCCAGCACCAACTCAACTGTTTCCATTGATTCGTAACTGCGAGATTGGCAGGATATACAATACAGTGTGCTACTGCCATCACAAACATCTTTGTTGTTTGTCACCTCATTTGGCTCACAATCATTTGAGATGTGCACCTCAGAAGAAACTTGCAACGCTCTGTCCAAAAGAAAATTTTAATCAGTTTATCCATGCAAGGAGCTATGTTTCCACACCACAGAGATTTTACCTCACTCCTCCACAGGTCAACAGCATTctgaaagcaaatgaatacagctTTAAAGTCCCAGAATTTGATGGCAAAAACGTAagttctattcttggctttgATAGCAACCAGTTGCCTGCTAATGCTCCAATAGAAGACAGGAGGAGTGCGGCGACATGCTTACAAACAAGAGGAATGCTTCTAGGTGTATTTGATGGCCACGCAGGCTGTGCTTGTGCTCAGGCTGTCAGTGAAAGACTCTTCTACTACATTGCTGTCTCTTTGTTACCTCATGAGACTCTACTTGAAATAGAAAATGCAGTGGAGAGTGGCCATGCCCTGTTACCcatcttacagtggcacaagCATCCCAATGATTATTTTAGTAAGGAAGCTTCCAAACTGTATTTCAACAGTTTAAGAACTTACTGGCAGGAGCTCATAGACCTCAACACTGGAGAGACTACTGATGTAAAAGAGGCTTTAATTAATGCTTTCAAGAGGCTTGATAATGATATTTCATTAGAAGCTCAAGTGGGAGATCCAAACTCTTTTCTCAATTACTTGGTACTGCGAGTGGCCTTTTCAGGAGCAACTGCCTGCGTGGCTCATGTAGATGGTGTTGATTTGCATATTGCTAATACTGGTGACAGCAGGGCAATGCTTGGTGTTCAAGAAGAAGATGGATCTTGGTCTGCAGTCACTCTGTCCTACGATCATAATGCACAAAATGAAAGTGAAATAGAACGAGTAAAACTGGAGCACCCGAAGTCTGAAGAGAAAAGTGTTGTAAAACAAGATAGGCTGTTAGGCTTATTGATGCCTTTCAGAGCTTTTGGTGATGTGAAATTCAAGTGGAGCATTGAACTTCAGAAGAGAGTTATAGAATCAGGCCCAGATCAGTTGAATGACAATGAGTATACCAAGTTTATCCCTCCTAACTATCACACTCCTCCATATCTCACAGCTGAGCCAGAGGTCATACATCACAAATTAAGGCCTCAGGATAAATTCCTGGTGTTGGCTACAGATGGCCTGTGGGAGACCATGCATAGGCAGGACGTGGTTAGAATTGTAGGAGAGTATCTCACTGGAGTTCATCACCAACAGCCAATAGCTGTTGGTGGTTATAAGGTAACCCTGGGACAGATGCACGGTCTCCTAACAGAAAGGAGAGCCAGAATCTCCTCGGCATTTGAAGATCAGAATGCAGCAACTCATCTGATACGTCATGCAGTGGGAAATAATGAGTTTGGCACTGTCGATCATGAACGGCTGTCCAAGATGCTTAGTCTTCCAGAAGAGTTGGCTAGGATGTACAGAGATGACATTACAATTATTGTGGTGCAGTTCAACTCTCATATTGTAGGTGCATGTCAAAATGAGGAATTCTGA
- the PDP1 gene encoding pyruvate dehyrogenase phosphatase catalytic subunit 1 isoform X2, protein MLESCCCSSFSALSLVTSLPCFPWAGPAALWMLAASCCDRRMCVCPGPRRIAIPVRSSRLPLFSDAMPAPTQLFPLIRNCEIGRIYNTVCYCHHKHLCCLSPHLAHNHLRCAPQKKLATLCPKENFNQFIHARSYVSTPQRFYLTPPQVNSILKANEYSFKVPEFDGKNVSSILGFDSNQLPANAPIEDRRSAATCLQTRGMLLGVFDGHAGCACAQAVSERLFYYIAVSLLPHETLLEIENAVESGHALLPILQWHKHPNDYFSKEASKLYFNSLRTYWQELIDLNTGETTDVKEALINAFKRLDNDISLEAQVGDPNSFLNYLVLRVAFSGATACVAHVDGVDLHIANTGDSRAMLGVQEEDGSWSAVTLSYDHNAQNESEIERVKLEHPKSEEKSVVKQDRLLGLLMPFRAFGDVKFKWSIELQKRVIESGPDQLNDNEYTKFIPPNYHTPPYLTAEPEVIHHKLRPQDKFLVLATDGLWETMHRQDVVRIVGEYLTGVHHQQPIAVGGYKVTLGQMHGLLTERRARISSAFEDQNAATHLIRHAVGNNEFGTVDHERLSKMLSLPEELARMYRDDITIIVVQFNSHIVGACQNEEF, encoded by the exons ATGTtggagagctgctgctgctcctctttcTCCGCGCTCTCCTTGGTAACCTCTCTGCCTTGCTTTCCCTGGGCTGGTCCTGCTGCTTTGTGGATGTTGGCGGCTTCTTGTTGTGAcaggagaatgtgtgtgtgtcctgggCCCAGGCGGATCG CAATTCCTGTCAGAAGCTCCAGACTGCCATTGTTCTCTGATGCCATGCCAGCACCAACTCAACTGTTTCCATTGATTCGTAACTGCGAGATTGGCAGGATATACAATACAGTGTGCTACTGCCATCACAAACATCTTTGTTGTTTGTCACCTCATTTGGCTCACAATCATTTGAGATGTGCACCTCAGAAGAAACTTGCAACGCTCTGTCCAAAAGAAAATTTTAATCAGTTTATCCATGCAAGGAGCTATGTTTCCACACCACAGAGATTTTACCTCACTCCTCCACAGGTCAACAGCATTctgaaagcaaatgaatacagctTTAAAGTCCCAGAATTTGATGGCAAAAACGTAagttctattcttggctttgATAGCAACCAGTTGCCTGCTAATGCTCCAATAGAAGACAGGAGGAGTGCGGCGACATGCTTACAAACAAGAGGAATGCTTCTAGGTGTATTTGATGGCCACGCAGGCTGTGCTTGTGCTCAGGCTGTCAGTGAAAGACTCTTCTACTACATTGCTGTCTCTTTGTTACCTCATGAGACTCTACTTGAAATAGAAAATGCAGTGGAGAGTGGCCATGCCCTGTTACCcatcttacagtggcacaagCATCCCAATGATTATTTTAGTAAGGAAGCTTCCAAACTGTATTTCAACAGTTTAAGAACTTACTGGCAGGAGCTCATAGACCTCAACACTGGAGAGACTACTGATGTAAAAGAGGCTTTAATTAATGCTTTCAAGAGGCTTGATAATGATATTTCATTAGAAGCTCAAGTGGGAGATCCAAACTCTTTTCTCAATTACTTGGTACTGCGAGTGGCCTTTTCAGGAGCAACTGCCTGCGTGGCTCATGTAGATGGTGTTGATTTGCATATTGCTAATACTGGTGACAGCAGGGCAATGCTTGGTGTTCAAGAAGAAGATGGATCTTGGTCTGCAGTCACTCTGTCCTACGATCATAATGCACAAAATGAAAGTGAAATAGAACGAGTAAAACTGGAGCACCCGAAGTCTGAAGAGAAAAGTGTTGTAAAACAAGATAGGCTGTTAGGCTTATTGATGCCTTTCAGAGCTTTTGGTGATGTGAAATTCAAGTGGAGCATTGAACTTCAGAAGAGAGTTATAGAATCAGGCCCAGATCAGTTGAATGACAATGAGTATACCAAGTTTATCCCTCCTAACTATCACACTCCTCCATATCTCACAGCTGAGCCAGAGGTCATACATCACAAATTAAGGCCTCAGGATAAATTCCTGGTGTTGGCTACAGATGGCCTGTGGGAGACCATGCATAGGCAGGACGTGGTTAGAATTGTAGGAGAGTATCTCACTGGAGTTCATCACCAACAGCCAATAGCTGTTGGTGGTTATAAGGTAACCCTGGGACAGATGCACGGTCTCCTAACAGAAAGGAGAGCCAGAATCTCCTCGGCATTTGAAGATCAGAATGCAGCAACTCATCTGATACGTCATGCAGTGGGAAATAATGAGTTTGGCACTGTCGATCATGAACGGCTGTCCAAGATGCTTAGTCTTCCAGAAGAGTTGGCTAGGATGTACAGAGATGACATTACAATTATTGTGGTGCAGTTCAACTCTCATATTGTAGGTGCATGTCAAAATGAGGAATTCTGA
- the PDP1 gene encoding pyruvate dehyrogenase phosphatase catalytic subunit 1 isoform X3: protein MPAPTQLFPLIRNCEIGRIYNTVCYCHHKHLCCLSPHLAHNHLRCAPQKKLATLCPKENFNQFIHARSYVSTPQRFYLTPPQVNSILKANEYSFKVPEFDGKNVSSILGFDSNQLPANAPIEDRRSAATCLQTRGMLLGVFDGHAGCACAQAVSERLFYYIAVSLLPHETLLEIENAVESGHALLPILQWHKHPNDYFSKEASKLYFNSLRTYWQELIDLNTGETTDVKEALINAFKRLDNDISLEAQVGDPNSFLNYLVLRVAFSGATACVAHVDGVDLHIANTGDSRAMLGVQEEDGSWSAVTLSYDHNAQNESEIERVKLEHPKSEEKSVVKQDRLLGLLMPFRAFGDVKFKWSIELQKRVIESGPDQLNDNEYTKFIPPNYHTPPYLTAEPEVIHHKLRPQDKFLVLATDGLWETMHRQDVVRIVGEYLTGVHHQQPIAVGGYKVTLGQMHGLLTERRARISSAFEDQNAATHLIRHAVGNNEFGTVDHERLSKMLSLPEELARMYRDDITIIVVQFNSHIVGACQNEEF from the coding sequence ATGCCAGCACCAACTCAACTGTTTCCATTGATTCGTAACTGCGAGATTGGCAGGATATACAATACAGTGTGCTACTGCCATCACAAACATCTTTGTTGTTTGTCACCTCATTTGGCTCACAATCATTTGAGATGTGCACCTCAGAAGAAACTTGCAACGCTCTGTCCAAAAGAAAATTTTAATCAGTTTATCCATGCAAGGAGCTATGTTTCCACACCACAGAGATTTTACCTCACTCCTCCACAGGTCAACAGCATTctgaaagcaaatgaatacagctTTAAAGTCCCAGAATTTGATGGCAAAAACGTAagttctattcttggctttgATAGCAACCAGTTGCCTGCTAATGCTCCAATAGAAGACAGGAGGAGTGCGGCGACATGCTTACAAACAAGAGGAATGCTTCTAGGTGTATTTGATGGCCACGCAGGCTGTGCTTGTGCTCAGGCTGTCAGTGAAAGACTCTTCTACTACATTGCTGTCTCTTTGTTACCTCATGAGACTCTACTTGAAATAGAAAATGCAGTGGAGAGTGGCCATGCCCTGTTACCcatcttacagtggcacaagCATCCCAATGATTATTTTAGTAAGGAAGCTTCCAAACTGTATTTCAACAGTTTAAGAACTTACTGGCAGGAGCTCATAGACCTCAACACTGGAGAGACTACTGATGTAAAAGAGGCTTTAATTAATGCTTTCAAGAGGCTTGATAATGATATTTCATTAGAAGCTCAAGTGGGAGATCCAAACTCTTTTCTCAATTACTTGGTACTGCGAGTGGCCTTTTCAGGAGCAACTGCCTGCGTGGCTCATGTAGATGGTGTTGATTTGCATATTGCTAATACTGGTGACAGCAGGGCAATGCTTGGTGTTCAAGAAGAAGATGGATCTTGGTCTGCAGTCACTCTGTCCTACGATCATAATGCACAAAATGAAAGTGAAATAGAACGAGTAAAACTGGAGCACCCGAAGTCTGAAGAGAAAAGTGTTGTAAAACAAGATAGGCTGTTAGGCTTATTGATGCCTTTCAGAGCTTTTGGTGATGTGAAATTCAAGTGGAGCATTGAACTTCAGAAGAGAGTTATAGAATCAGGCCCAGATCAGTTGAATGACAATGAGTATACCAAGTTTATCCCTCCTAACTATCACACTCCTCCATATCTCACAGCTGAGCCAGAGGTCATACATCACAAATTAAGGCCTCAGGATAAATTCCTGGTGTTGGCTACAGATGGCCTGTGGGAGACCATGCATAGGCAGGACGTGGTTAGAATTGTAGGAGAGTATCTCACTGGAGTTCATCACCAACAGCCAATAGCTGTTGGTGGTTATAAGGTAACCCTGGGACAGATGCACGGTCTCCTAACAGAAAGGAGAGCCAGAATCTCCTCGGCATTTGAAGATCAGAATGCAGCAACTCATCTGATACGTCATGCAGTGGGAAATAATGAGTTTGGCACTGTCGATCATGAACGGCTGTCCAAGATGCTTAGTCTTCCAGAAGAGTTGGCTAGGATGTACAGAGATGACATTACAATTATTGTGGTGCAGTTCAACTCTCATATTGTAGGTGCATGTCAAAATGAGGAATTCTGA